The nucleotide window TACAGCAATAGAAGTGATTAAATACGGATATACATAAAGTGAAATCCCTAAAGAAATGACCCAAGATGCTAAAATGAGGACGAGTCCACCAAATGTAGCTCCGGCTGCTAGGGCGCTAATTAATTCAGTAGGATCAGTTGTGTAAGAAGTAGAAGCCATTCCACCTGCAACAATAATACCACCTGCGATTGCAACTGCGATAGGAATTAAGTACCAAAGTAGGAATGTAAGGGACATGCCGAATAGTCTACCTTTATGTCCATTCATCATGTGGCGACTTTCCGTAATAGCATCTAAAGCAGAGATGTTTGGATTATCGCGTAAAATGAAGAAAGTTTGTGAATAAGAGTAGGTTTTAATAATTCCTGGAACGATTAAAAGTAAACTCCATAAGAATGTAAAAATACTGATTAGCAAGTAAGCTAAGAAAGTCCGGCCAAACTCTTTGAAACCACTAAACATGTATGCAACATCAGGTTGTTCTCTTCTGCTAATTGCAAGATATACCCAAGAAACCCCCACATATAAAGGTCCTGTTAGTAAGAATAAGGCAATCCAACCAATAAATGGAATCCAGCCTAATACACCACTTGCAACTGTTTCAAGCAACCATGCAAGCACAAATATTCCAATGGCAATACCCCAGTTGCCACGAAGCGACTCTTTCGCTGTTTGTTTTACTTGTGAAATAGTCATCATAATGAAAACTCCTTTTTAATTTATTTTTAAGTATAATAGCAAAAATACCTACTCTTAAAATAGCATACTTTCCGGGACTAATACAGTAATATGAAGTGTTTCATTTTTTTCTTCAAATTAGGTGTAAATTAATTCTTTTTGGGGAAAAGATAATATGGTATGATTAATTTGGAGGTGGCACAAATGGCCCATGAGAATTTAAGAGAACTAGAAGATCGCTTAATTGAATTACGACAAGAGTATCAAGAAACAATTAGTGAAACAAGAGATTTTGAAGACCCACAACTCCAAAACGGACCGATTAATGCTGCGGAAGTTAGATTAAGTGCATTACGTCACGAAATCTCAGAAGTAGAGAAGAAAATTAAAAAAGTAGAAGGTAATACCAAATAAGGAAATAACGTCCTTTTGCTAATATAAATTTAGCGGAAGGATGTTTCTTTTTATGTGAATTTGGAGGAATGAAAATGAAACCAATTTTTGCTGTAGGGGATGTACACGGAGAAATAACTCTTTTAGATGAGCTGCTAGAAAACTGGGATAAAAAGCGGGAACGACTTCTGTTTGTGGGGGACTTAATTGATCGCGGTGAAAATCCTGCAGCGGTCCTTAGAAGGGTGAAAGCGTTAGCAGATAATTCAGGAGCCATTGTTTTAAAAGGCAATCACGAACAAATGTTACTGGATTGGCTAGAAAATCCCTCCGAGAAAATGCACTACTATTTAAGCCAAGGTGGCATGGAAACCATTCAATCACTTATTTCGGACTCACTTAACAAAAAAACAACACCAGAAGGGCTAGCGGAAAGGATTAAGCTAGAATCGGCTGAGCTGATTGAGTTTATCCGGAATTTACCGCTTTATTATGAAGAAGGTAAGTATGTATTTGTCCATGCAGGAGTTGATCTTTCTAAAGACGACTGGCATGAAACGGAGGAACGAGATTTTTACTGGATTCGAGAACCATTTTTGTTCGGTGAAAATAAAACGGGGAAAGTATTTATCTTTGGACATACCCCGGTGCAAAATTTACATAAAGACGGAAGCGCAGGCATCTGGGTTTCAGCAGATAAAACAAGACTTGATATCGATGGTGGGGCTGTTTTTGGCGGAGAACTTCACGGCGTTGTTGTGGAAGAAAAAGTCATTACAAAAAGCTTTACTGCGAAAAAATAAGCGTTCAAGATGCTTCTCTCTAGGAGCATCTTGAACGCTTATTTTTAATAATACGGCGCCATGAAAAGATAAACTAATACGCCAGTTAAACTTACATATAACCAAATCGGCATCGTCCAACGAACAATTTTTTTATGTTTTCCGATTTGCATTGTCCAGCCCCAAACAAGTGCGAAGAGTGCAAGTGGAACGACGATTGCAGCTAAGAAGCTATGTGTAATTAAGATAAAGAAGTAAATCGGACGGATAATTCCAGTTCCACCAAATGTAGATGTTTCGGCGGATAAGTAATGAAATGTTAAATAAGATACTAAGAAGAATAGCGTAGATGTAAATGCTGCAAGGATAAATCCGCGGTGCATGTTAATGTTTTTCTTTTTTATAATCGCCCAAAGTGCAATAACTAAAAATACAAAGGTAAAACTATTAAAGATGGCATTCATTCGCGGGAAAATCGTGATATCAAAATGCACGGCTCCCTGATAGCCAATTGGTGAAAAGAAGAGTAGTAAAATCACCACAACTGCGATAAATGAAATAATCATTATCGGCCAAAAATAGTTTTTTTCTGATGTCGGCTTTGTGAGTTTTTCTTTGTTTTGTTCCATGAAAAAAATAGCCCCCTAAATAAAAAATTGCTGTACCTTATTTCATTATACATGACGAACATATCGGATGCGAAAAATTGAACTATATGAGGTATAATGAGTTGGAAAGGGTGTTTCTTATGTCAATAATTGCGCGAGAATTAACAAAAGCAGAGGAAGCGGAAATCATCCGTTTAAAAGAAGAAGGCGAAATAATGCTCCAAACAGACGGGACTCCGGAAGAGCGTGTTCAGAAAATTGTAGATTACTTAAAAAATACCTCACCAGACCCAGACTCAGCAGAAGAACAGGGTTATCTGTTAGGTTCTTTATACGGGGAAGCAGTACGAGAAAAATACGGCTGGAAATGGTTGTTTGTTTCTGAAAATGACTTAGAGGGCTATGCAATTACATCGAAAGAGCACGGCTATACTTTTATGGTACATGATTATTTTATGCAAGTGATTGTTGGGAATAAGGCGGATAATAGTAAAATGTTGTTTGAGTTAATGCCGGATATGACAGGTAATCGGAATGATTTTCGGATGATAGGATGAAAAAGCTAGCCGTTGATGTCGGCTAGCTTTCTTGTTTTTGGGTTGGGATTTTCATTTACTAATAAGTCCATTTCAATCTAATCCTTAAATTCCTGGAAACGAAAATTAGTCCCTAGTGATTGGTTTGCTGTTGTGTATTCCCTGAATTTATAAATTAATGGGGACCAATTATTAACATCTATTCTTTTTAATAAGTATATTAGAGATACGAAATTTGTTCGAAGCAGTGGAAATAACAATCTAATTATGGAGAAGGCAATTAAAGATGTAGTTGTATAATAGGAAATAGATTGTGAGAGTTAGGGGGGAAATTATCCTAGCAATCTAGAAGGATTTGTAAAGGATTATCTTATAAGGTGTCTGAAATGTGGTTAGTTAGAAAATACTGGGTAAAATGGAATGTAAAAGTTAAAAGATTTATAGTAATTTTAAACTTTCAAATGAATAAATATAAGATAATATACATTTGGAAATGTATTTCAATGAAATAAAAGAGAAATATTTAACATTAATGTTGTTTATGTTTGTATATTTTGTGACCTTTTTTCGAAAAGTGTATAAATTCGTGCATAATAACATAAATGGTGATTATTTTCACAATTATTTCTGTGAAATATTCAAAATGAGTTGAAAAAAACCATAATTTAAGCTGAATTTTGTTGTTCATGACAAGAATCGGACATTTCATTACATTTTTGGTTATACATCCAGTGATTATGTTAGAATTTAATTGTTCTAAAAAACACAAAAAGGGAGCGAATGTCAAATGGCAACAGAGACAAGACAAAAGCAAGCAAAGAAATGTGTATGTGCTTTATTAGCTGGGGGAATATTGATTAGTGGGATATCATTTCCGAATGTAGCTCAAGCAAGTACTGTGGAAGAACAAGGGTTAATAGAATATGAGTTTACTAAAAATTCAGGGCAAATGGAGCTTGCAGAGCCTATAATCCCAATGGTTCGTTCCAATCAAACGGAATCTGGAGGGTCTAGTTATAAATATATATCTAGTACAATAGTAAACTTGAACTCCACGGGAGTTAATACTTTATATCAAGCTTTATTAGCTGGAGGATTAGCTAAGGTATCCTTTGGAGGTGTAGTTGCAAAAGCAATGGTTGGAACAATATTAAGTAATAGTTTTAAAAATTATAATTATATGAAGCAAACAATCTATAAAAAATCTGACAAGAACTATTATTATTATAAAGTAATAGATGAGTTTTCAAATAGCAAAACTAAATGGAAGGGGCCAGTAAATACAAGCTATCAAAAAGTTAGAAAGTAAAAATAGGAGAGGAAGTAAAGCTGTTGAATTATAAAAAATTGATTGCAAGTATACTATTGTATATCGTGCTATTTATTGTAACGGGAATTATATTTGATAATTTCAATATATTTGTATTGGTTGTTGGAACTATTTGTTATGCACTCGCAATCATCCCGCTTGTAAAAAATAAATAAAGAAGTACAAAAAATTAATGTATTTACTTTTATGCATGAATATACTTTCGCAAATAGTAATAATTAACCTTTTAGTATCAAAAATGAGAAAAAAGACGCGCCGCAAATAAGAACGTATTTTTGTGTGAATTGCAATATGTCTTTCCAAGCTAGTAAAAAGAGCAGACAAATTTGTCCGCTCTTTTTTCAATATCTTATCTATTCTCCGCTTTATTATAAGCACCGTGCCAAACAGGGCCAATGAATTCATTTAAAGCAAATCCGCCTTTGATTGCAGCTGTAACGAAATCTTTCGCTTTAGCAACTGCTTCTTCCACGGTTAAACCTTTCGCAAGTCCAGCTGTAATTGCGGCTGCGAAAGTACAACCAGCGCCGTGATTATGACTTGGAGAAATTTTTTCAACTTCATAAACAGTGAAATCTTTTCCATCATAAAGTAAGTCGATTGCTTTGTCGCTTTCTAGTGCTTTTCCGCCTTTGATAACAACGTATTTAGCGCCTAATTCGATAATTTTTTTCGCAGCTGCTTTCATATCGTCTAGCGTTGTTAATTTACCAAGACCAGATAATTGACCAGCTTCGAACAGGTTTGGTGTTGTGATGGTTGCTTTTGGAAGTAACAAGTCACGGATAGCTTCTGCGTTTTCAGGTTGGATTAATTCATCTTCGCCCTTACAAACCATTACGGGATCAATAACGACATTTTTTAAATCATATTTATCAATCGCTTCACGAGTAGCTTTGATAATGTCGATCGAGCCAAGCATACCTGTTTTCATTGCGTCAACTGGGCCGCCAGAAAGGATTGTTTTCAGTTGTTCGCGTACAAGACCTGCATCAATTGGAGTAACACCATGCGCCCAATTGTTGTCTGGATCCATTGTTACGATTGTTGTAATTGCGCTAAAACCATAAGTACCATATTCTTCAAAAGTTTTTAAATCTGCTTGTAATCCAGCGCCACCGCTAGAATCAGAGCCTGCAATAGTTAATGTTTTTTTGATTGTCATGATTTTTCCTCCTAAAAATAAACTTTAGTCATTTGTTTCAAGCATTTTATAGATGGCAGCTGCAACCCCGTGTTCATCGTTGGTTGAGGTAACGTGTTCTGCTAAATCTTTTACTTCTTCTTCGGCATTTCCCATTGCGACACTGTAGCCAGCCATTTTGAGCATCGAAATGTCATTCATATTATCTCCAATTGCAAAAGTTTCATCAAGCGTTACGCCTAATTTTTCTACATAATATTGTAAGGAAATCCCTTTTTGTGCTTCACGGTGGGTAATTTCAATATTGTCGGAAAACGAAGAAGTAACCGAAAGCTCATTTTCTTTTTCCAGTTTTGCCTTAGCTTTTGCAAGGATTTCTTTGTCATAGGAGAAAGAAATGAATTTTAGGATGGTTAGTTCTTTATTGGCTAAAATTCTTTCTACATCAGGTATTTCATGAACGTCTTTGGATTCAAAACGCTCTTCTACTTTTTCAGTGATTTCCGAAACAGGAGCATCTGGGTGGATACGTTTATGCATTTCTATCATAAATTCTTTACCGCGTGCTTTATCTGTTGTAATTGGTCCCATATCTGTGAAAAACTCTGTATACATGCCAAGTTCGGATAAGGTGTTATACGTGTCTCGAGCTAAGTTTCTATCGATAGGATGTTGTAATACAATTTTGCCGTGTTCGTCACGAATTTCAGCACCATTCATACAAATAGCTGGTGCGTATAAGTTTGCTTTATTAATTAATCCCATCGCGTCGTCATACATCCGTCCAGTACATAGAACAAAATGAATCCCTTTTGCGCGGGCTTTTTCGATTGCCTCGACGTTTTCTTTTGCAATCTCGATATTAGAGTTAAGTAGTGTGCCATCCATGTCTGAAGCAATAACTTTAATCATAATATTTAATTCCTCCCCAATTTTACCTACTTAACTAGAATAGCATTTTTTAAAGAAAAATGCACAAAAGGTAGCTGCGAGTAGTTTTCTTTGCAGTCTGATTACTTTACTATATTTCTTTCTGTCATTTGGTTATAATAGATAAGAATAAAACGTGGATTGGATGTGGCAGAATGAGTTCAGAACTAGAAAAGATGATTGCAGGAGAAATGTATGATCCAAGTGACAGAGAGCTTGTACACGGTAGAAGTCGTGCGCGGAAGTTCTGTCGAGAAATAAATGATACGATGGACGCTGATTCCCGTCAAAGCGTGCTGAAACGTCTATTTGGTGGTACAAAAGAAAGCGTCTATGTCGAACCAGATTTTCGAGTAGATTACGGCTCCAATATTTACGTTGGCGAAAATTTTTATGCTAATTTTGATTGTGTGATTTTAGATGTTTGCGAGGTACATATTGGTGAAAATTGCATGATGGCGCCAGGTGTTCATATTTATACGGCTACACATCCACTTGATCCAGTTAAACGAAATAGTGGACTGGAACTTGGTAAGCCAGTAAAGATTGGTGATAATGTGTGGATTGGCGGTCGGGCAATTATTAATCCGGGAGTAACACTTGGTAATAACGTGGTTGTAGCATCTGGATCAGTTGTGACGAAAAGTTTCCCTGACAATGTTGTTTTAGCCGGAAATCCAGCGCGGGTAATTAAAACTATTGAGGTTAAGGATAAATGATTATTTCAGATGCAAAGATTTTTGAACAAATGGAAAGTGAGTTAGCAAAAGCAAGAGCGGCAACGACAAAGGCGAGTCAAGATAAGCATTTGCATGGTTTGATGTTACTTGTCCAACTTGCGAAAACTGGTGATGAAACAGGTTTGGAAGTGGAAACAAACCTAATTCCAAAATCAGAACCTGCGCAAATCGTCAACATGGACGGAAAGAAAATAGAGTTAGAAGATGGGGCTAATGGAGATTCATTGCTTGATTTTTAGGGGGCTATTATGAAAAAAACAATTATTACTGGAGCCATTTTTGCCGGGCTTGCAGTTCTACTTGGTGCTTTCGGGGCGCATGCTTTAAAAGATGTACTTGGAAGTTATGCAAGTACTTGGGAAACCGGCGTTCAGTATCAAATGTTTCACGCAGTTGGAATTTTAGTTGTTGGATTATTAATGGAAAAACAAGCTAGCCAGCTTTATGCTTGGGCAGTGATCTTATTTTCGGTCGGAATTGCGTTCTTTTCCGGAAGTTTATATATCTTAAGTATTTCCAAAGTAGCTGTGTTAGGCGCAATTACGCCAATCGGAGGAGTTTGTTTTGTAGCAGGCTGGTTATTGCTGATTTTGGGCGTATCGAGAAGGTCTACGAGGTTTTATTAAAATAAAAATAATCGACTTTTTGCGCATATTTGAGCATAAAGCCGATTATTTTTTATTATTCGCCAATAAGTGCTAAAATAGAGGAATCATATTTGATAAGGGAGACAGCAATTACATGACTTATGCACTTGAGATAACAGGGTTACGAAAAATCTATTCGACTGGGGTGGAAGCTCTTCGCGGGGTGGATTTAACGGTAGAAGAAGGAGATTTTTATGCGCTTCTTGGTCCAAATGGGGCGGGGAAATCAACGACAATCGGGATTATCACATCGTTAGTCAATAAAACATCTGGAAAAGTAAAAGTATTTGGCTATGACCTGGACACGGATATTGTTCGGGCGAAACAGCAAATTGGACTTGTACCGCAAGAATTCAATTTCAATCCATTTGAAACGGTACAACAAATTGTCGTTAATCAGGCCGGCTATTATGGTGTTTCTCGTAAAGAAGCATTTAAACGTAGCGAAAAATATTTAAAACAATCGAATTTATGGGAAAAGCGTCACGAACGGGCTAGAATGCTTTCAGGAGGAATGAAAAGACGCCTGATGATTGCGCGTGTGTTGATGCATGAACCACGGCTGCTGATTTTGGATGAACCTACTGCTGGGGTGGATATTGAACTTAGACGTGAAATGTGGACGTTTTTAAGGGAGCTAAATGAGAGTGGTACAACGATTATTTTAACTACACATTACTTAGAGGAAGCGGAAATGCTTTGCCGAAACATCGGTATAATCCAGTCAGGTGAGCTAATTGAAAATACGAGCATGAAATCACTACTTTCTAAGTTGCAATTTGAGACATTTATTTTTGATTTAGAGCCTTATGAACAAGCATTTGAAATCACTGGATATCAGCATGTTTTTGAAGATAAACAAACACTATCTGTTGAAGTTGAACGAAATCAAGGCGTGAATCACATCTTTGAACAATTAAGTGCTCGAGGGATTAAAGTGCTTTCTATGCGTAATAAGTCCAATAGATTAGAAGAACTATTTTTGAAAATTACCGATGAAAAACATCAAGTGGGGGAAAAACATGTTTAATCTATATTATACAGCTTTAAAAAGTCTAGCAGCAAAAGAAACCAACCGATATATGCGGATTTGGGTTCAGACACTCGTTCCACCTGTTATTACAACGTCGCTTTATTTTATTATCTTTGGGAAAATGATTGGGAGCCGTATTGGGGATATGGGTGGTTTTTCTTATATGGAATACATCGTGCCGGGGCTAATTATGATGTCTGTCATTACTAGTTCATATGCCAATGTATCGTCTTCTTTTTTCTCACAAAAATTCCAGAAAAATATTGAGGAGATTTTAGTAGCTCCTGTACCAACGCATATTATCATCTGGGGATTTCTTATTGGTGGAATCGGTAGAAGTATATTAGTAGGTTCACTAGTTACCATTATTTCTTTATTTTTTGTACCACTCCATGTCTATTCATGGTCGATTGGAATTATTACTTTTTTGATGACAGCGATTGTGTTCTCGCTAGCAGGCCTTCTCAATGGGATTTTCGCTAAATCTTATGATGATGTCTCTATTGTACCAACATTTGTTTTACAGCCGCTGACGTACCTTGGTGGTGTGTTCTACGCGATTTCTATGCTTCCGCCCATCTGGCAAGCGATTTCAAAAGTAAATCCGATTGTCTACATGATTTCTGGATTCCGGTATGGCTTCCTTGGTGTAACTGATGTCCCAATCATGGTGTCGATGTTCATTCTGGTGCTATTTATCGTTGTGCTATATGCGATTTGCTGGTATTTAATTAATAAAGGAAGAGGTTTAAGGAGTTAGCCAAATACAAACGTAGTAAATTCTGTTTCATTTTAGTTAAATTCGTCATCTAATTTTAATACAAAAAAAGGGTTTGGACTGGAAGATACGGGTATTATATAGACATAAGCAATGACAATACCATTACTTTTTCTCCCTTTTTTGTATGGATTGTCTTTACTTACCTTAAACTCCCTTTTATACTTTTAGTGGTTGTTTTACAGCTGCTAGAGGTATTTTTTTGTAAATTTTTTATGTAGTAATGGTTTGCATATCAATATTATAAGGCAAATTTCATTATAAATAAAGTCGAAAGTAATGCGACTAAAGATTCATTTTGGCAAATAAAATAGGAATGTGTCTATTTTATGAATCTTTTTGTTATGTCCTTGTATAATGAAATGGCTACGTATATTCTTAAAGGAACAACAAATTTTTATATACATAGGAGGAAACATGGGATTTTTAGAAGCTTATAAGTCATTTTGGAAGAACTACGTCAATTTTAGTGGTCGTGCACCTCGTTCGGCGTATTGGTATGTAGTACTTTGGAATGCAATTATTATTGGAGTTCTTTACATTTTAGCAATCATTTTTGGTATTTCCGCATTGATGGAAGGGAGTGCGGGCGGCACTGGTATGGTTGGCGGTGGTGGCGCACTATTAATTTTAGTCATTTTATGGCTGTATCTATTAGCGGCTTTAATTCCGACAATCAGTCTTACTGTTAGACGTTTACATGATTCAGGGAAAAGTGGTTTTTTTGCTTTTCTTGACTTAATTCCATTTGTTGGGGGAATTATTATTTTAGTATTTATGTGCCTTGAAAGTGACGGACCAAACCAATATGGTGATGATGATAGTCAATTTGATATTTAAATAGAAAAAACATACTAAGATTAGAGAGTAAAGTCATTGACGGATGATTTTGTCCTCTATTTTCTTGTTTGGGTGAAAGGAAAATCGATCATAGACTCATGGACTTCGAGCCCTCATTAAAAAACGGTCTCTTTCACTGTCATTTTAAAATCTATTTTAAGTATGTTGGGGCTTCGAGCTCGTGTAAAGGAAATTAGGAACGAAATGAAACAGTGAAGAACCTTTCAAAAAAAGAAAGAAGGCTGAGACATAACAAAATATCAGCAATAAAAACTGGATAATAGAAAAGCAGAAATCATTGTATAGAGCCATTTCAAAAAATGGAATAGACATGATTCCTGCTTGTTTTTATTTTAGAGCCGCTTTTTATACCCATGCTTGAAAACATAATGAATGGTGTGAAATGAGTATGACGGTTCATTTTATCCCACAAGGTCTTGAAGAACCTCAATAAGCTATCGATCAACAACTTATTCCTTTATCTCAATTATGACAGAAAAACAGTTGTAGGCCGATAGCTTTTTCATTATGATTGGTATCAGCGAAAGCTGATATGAAGGTGCTTGCCCCAGTCTGTTTTTTAATGGATTCCTTCGCTTACGAGGAACCAATTAACTTGGCTTGTATTAATAAAATAAGTTAAGTCATATTTGGTTAATTCAATACATTTTTCGTTAAAAAGATTTTTTAAGTCAGTTTTTGATAATTCGTGGATGCTAATGTTGTTGATTTTTGCGTCGTCATCAAGACGAATCGATTCTCCGTTTGCGGTGTAAATTTCGATATACATCGTACCATCCTCTCTGAATTACATTTGTTTATAGTTTTCCTTAAAAATACCGAGTTGATTAAGCGTCACAACAAGTTGCTGGCTGAAAAGTGGTAATGCTTGGATTTGGTCTAAGTCATTCGCATATGCAAAGTCAGCTACTTGCATGACAAGTGTGTGGAAAGATTCAGTCATTGTTTCGTTTTGCTGTTTTAAATACGAGTTCTCTTGTTCAAGCTCTTGGTATTTTGTTTGTAAATCTTGATATTTACGATCGAGTTCTTCTTTTTGCACAGCAAGAGACGAAAGTGAATAAATGCTTTTCAGCAAGTCATAGACATTATTTTCTTCGCCTTGGTTTTCGCTTAAAAGTTGCACGTTGCTTTTAACGCCAGATAATAAATCTACCAAGTTTTTTTCGCGTGTTTTGTCATAACTGATTTGTTCTTTGATAGATGTCGGCGGTTTATATTCAGAAGAAACGACTTTTCCGAAAATATTTGTTTTTTCTTTTTTACTGCTTTTTTGCGTTTTTCTTTTTCTACCCGGCTTATTTTTTGGGATATCTTCTACTTGAATCAATTCTTTTTTTAGTTTGTAGTAGGTATTTTGCAGCTGGCTCGGTGTTTTTGGAAAGATCCGCAAATCGTTTAAACTGAGCATTTCAGAGATATCAAGTACTTTCATATCTTCCAAAATAGCAATTTGGTAACATGCAGAAAGTAGTTCTAATTCAATTTTTAACCAACTAATGTTGGAGTGCATATATTTTTCGATTCCACCATGTTCTTCAACGGCTTGATAAAAATCAGTGAGTAAATGAAAGATTTCTTCGGCTGTTTGTTCGTCAATACCAGACTCTGACGCCATTTTTTTAATGTCGGTAGTAGATGAATTCCCCGGATTATCTACTTGTTTTTTTATTTCTTGAAGTAATTTTCTTATTTCTGATTTAGGCATACAATCACATACCTCTCTATCCTATAGTATTATTGATTTTCTGTTTATTTTTATAATAACAATATATGTTAGTTGTGTAAAGGGAGTGCGGGTGGGTCAAAAGGAGTGGGTATGAAGAACCTTTTTTTGCGTTAAATAAAAAAATATTAATCAAATAATGAGAAGTTTTCCTTTGATACAGCTGTTACTATGGCTGTTTTTTTAATTTTTACCGACTTTTCATTTTTTAAAAAAAGTATAGATTTTTTTTAGATTTGGTGTAAAATTTTATATTGCAGTTACAAAAAATACTATATTGATATATATTTTGAAAAAATGATTTATTTTTGTAATCTGATGAAGGGAGTGAAAGGTGAATTTACCTTACTTGAATGGAATATTTTTTATCACTTTTTAAAATTATTGCACTTTTAGCTGTGCTTGCAGGTATTTCTTACTTTTTAGTAAAGAAAAACAAACAAGCGGCTCGAACTAGAAAAAGCGAAAATGACCTTATAAAGTTGGAAGATACGCTTCTCATCTCTCATCAGTTACGCGCAGTTCTTCTAGAGGTGAACGGAGAGAAAGTGCTGGCGCTTATTTCAAATAATGATATTAGAACGGTGTCATTAAATGGAAATAATGTCCAAGATGAGTCACTTTTCCGAGAATTACTTTTGAAAGAGGAGACGAAAGTAAATGCGTAAAATAGCTTCTAAACGAGTATTTCAAGTATCCTTTATTGCTGTTTTTGTATTTTCTTTGATTTTCTTTTGGCCAGGTACGAGTGTTCATGCTGAAAGTTGGCTGGACTCGCTGGGTGTAAATGGAACAGATGGGGTTAATTCTAGTGTTGCCCTATTTGTTTTAGTGACAGTGCTATCTTTGTCTGCTTCGATTGTATTAATGTTCACACATTTTACGTATTGTATTATCGTTCTTGGATTAACGAGACAGGGGCTTGGAGCGACAAATTTGCCACCTAATCAGGTGCTTGTTGGTCTTGCACTTTTCCTATCTTTGTTTATGATGCAGCCTTTGATTACGGCATGGTACGACGATGTGTATAAACCATCACAAACAGAAGAATGGAGTGCATCAAAGGTTTGGGATGAGACAAAACCGCTGTTGACTAAGTATGTGGCTGAAAATACATATAAGCACGATATCAACATGATGTTAAAAGCTGAAGGAGAGGACCCAGTAACTAAAAAAGAAGATGCACCACTTATGGCTCTTATGCCAGCTTTTATTTTGACACAAATTACCCAAGGATTTTTAACTGGGATGTTTATTTACTTGGCGTTTATATTTATAGACTTGATTGTTAGTACTTTACTAATGTACCTCGGAATGATGATGGTTCCACCGATGACAATTAGTTTACCGTTTAAGATTTTAGTCTTTATTTTCATTGGAGGATACGGGCTAATTACCAACATGATTTTTCAAACAATTCACTTTTAAGGGAGTAGCAAAATGAATTTAACGCCGATTACGC belongs to Listeria ivanovii subsp. ivanovii and includes:
- a CDS encoding DUF805 domain-containing protein — protein: MGFLEAYKSFWKNYVNFSGRAPRSAYWYVVLWNAIIIGVLYILAIIFGISALMEGSAGGTGMVGGGGALLILVILWLYLLAALIPTISLTVRRLHDSGKSGFFAFLDLIPFVGGIIILVFMCLESDGPNQYGDDDSQFDI
- a CDS encoding ABC transporter permease — its product is MFNLYYTALKSLAAKETNRYMRIWVQTLVPPVITTSLYFIIFGKMIGSRIGDMGGFSYMEYIVPGLIMMSVITSSYANVSSSFFSQKFQKNIEEILVAPVPTHIIIWGFLIGGIGRSILVGSLVTIISLFFVPLHVYSWSIGIITFLMTAIVFSLAGLLNGIFAKSYDDVSIVPTFVLQPLTYLGGVFYAISMLPPIWQAISKVNPIVYMISGFRYGFLGVTDVPIMVSMFILVLFIVVLYAICWYLINKGRGLRS
- a CDS encoding lmo0673 family protein — encoded protein: MYIEIYTANGESIRLDDDAKINNISIHELSKTDLKNLFNEKCIELTKYDLTYFINTSQVNWFLVSEGIH
- a CDS encoding ABC transporter ATP-binding protein encodes the protein MTYALEITGLRKIYSTGVEALRGVDLTVEEGDFYALLGPNGAGKSTTIGIITSLVNKTSGKVKVFGYDLDTDIVRAKQQIGLVPQEFNFNPFETVQQIVVNQAGYYGVSRKEAFKRSEKYLKQSNLWEKRHERARMLSGGMKRRLMIARVLMHEPRLLILDEPTAGVDIELRREMWTFLRELNESGTTIILTTHYLEEAEMLCRNIGIIQSGELIENTSMKSLLSKLQFETFIFDLEPYEQAFEITGYQHVFEDKQTLSVEVERNQGVNHIFEQLSARGIKVLSMRNKSNRLEELFLKITDEKHQVGEKHV
- the mogR gene encoding motility genes transcriptional repressor MogR, with translation MPKSEIRKLLQEIKKQVDNPGNSSTTDIKKMASESGIDEQTAEEIFHLLTDFYQAVEEHGGIEKYMHSNISWLKIELELLSACYQIAILEDMKVLDISEMLSLNDLRIFPKTPSQLQNTYYKLKKELIQVEDIPKNKPGRKRKTQKSSKKEKTNIFGKVVSSEYKPPTSIKEQISYDKTREKNLVDLLSGVKSNVQLLSENQGEENNVYDLLKSIYSLSSLAVQKEELDRKYQDLQTKYQELEQENSYLKQQNETMTESFHTLVMQVADFAYANDLDQIQALPLFSQQLVVTLNQLGIFKENYKQM
- a CDS encoding flagellar type III secretion system pore protein FliP, translating into MRKIASKRVFQVSFIAVFVFSLIFFWPGTSVHAESWLDSLGVNGTDGVNSSVALFVLVTVLSLSASIVLMFTHFTYCIIVLGLTRQGLGATNLPPNQVLVGLALFLSLFMMQPLITAWYDDVYKPSQTEEWSASKVWDETKPLLTKYVAENTYKHDINMMLKAEGEDPVTKKEDAPLMALMPAFILTQITQGFLTGMFIYLAFIFIDLIVSTLLMYLGMMMVPPMTISLPFKILVFIFIGGYGLITNMIFQTIHF